A genomic window from Periweissella cryptocerci includes:
- the parE gene encoding DNA topoisomerase IV subunit B — protein MAKKPEYSDDSITVLEGLEAVRKRPGMYIGSTDGRGLHHLVYEIVDNAVDEALAGYGDEINVTIHADNAITVVDHGRGMPVGMHASGKPTPEVILTVLHAGGKFGQGGYKTSGGLHGVGSSVVNALSEALTVTIVRDGFKYEEHFANGGTPVGTLENLGKTKEHNGTKVTFKPDPKIFSTTVYNFGTLSERLRESAFLLKNIKITLTDERANQERHEEFFYQEGIKEFAAYLNEDKETLGDIMYFDGFSQGVEVEVAAQYNDGYTETTLSFVNNVRTPDGGTHEAGFRSAWTKAFNEYARKVGLLKEKDKNLEGSDVREGLATVISLRVPEELLQFEGQTKDKLGTPEARSIVDTVINEQLGYYLMENGDFGQMLIRKSLKAREAREAARKARDESRSGKKKGKTERLLSGKLTPAQSKNAKKNELFLVEGDSAGGSAKQGRDRKFQAILPLRGKVLNTEKAKLADIMKNEEIATMIYTIGASVGPDFSLEDANYSKVIIMTDADDDGAHIQTLLLTFFYKYMRPLIEAGKVYIALPPLYKLQKSVGKKQQIVYAWTNEQLAEKQQELGKGFGLQRFKGLGEMNADQLWDTTMNPESRTLIRVRIDDAILAEKRVTTLMGDKVEPRRKWIEDNVAFTLEESDSILDTASVLNDESNLAEDAAVAVVTTDTAVDELPTAEPVITDWRTTADNETKTDPDIKLF, from the coding sequence ATGGCGAAAAAACCTGAATATTCAGATGATTCCATTACGGTCCTTGAAGGACTTGAAGCCGTACGTAAGCGACCTGGTATGTATATCGGGTCAACTGACGGCCGCGGCTTGCACCACTTAGTATACGAAATTGTTGATAATGCGGTCGATGAAGCCCTTGCTGGCTATGGTGACGAAATCAACGTGACCATTCACGCCGATAACGCAATCACGGTTGTCGATCATGGTCGGGGGATGCCCGTGGGGATGCACGCCTCAGGTAAGCCAACACCTGAAGTTATCCTAACTGTCCTCCACGCCGGTGGTAAATTCGGTCAAGGTGGTTATAAAACTTCTGGTGGTTTACACGGGGTTGGTTCATCCGTTGTTAACGCGTTAAGTGAAGCATTAACCGTCACGATTGTCCGTGATGGCTTTAAATATGAAGAACACTTTGCGAATGGTGGGACACCAGTTGGTACCTTGGAAAACTTAGGTAAGACTAAGGAACACAATGGTACTAAGGTGACCTTTAAACCAGATCCCAAAATTTTTTCAACGACTGTGTACAATTTTGGTACGCTCTCAGAACGTTTACGTGAATCAGCTTTCTTATTAAAGAATATCAAGATTACGTTGACTGATGAACGCGCCAACCAAGAACGCCACGAAGAATTCTTCTATCAAGAAGGTATCAAAGAATTTGCCGCCTACTTGAATGAAGACAAAGAAACCCTTGGTGACATCATGTATTTCGATGGCTTTTCACAAGGTGTTGAGGTAGAAGTGGCCGCTCAATATAACGATGGCTACACCGAAACTACGTTGTCATTTGTTAACAACGTGCGGACCCCGGATGGTGGTACGCACGAAGCTGGTTTCCGTTCCGCTTGGACGAAAGCCTTTAACGAATACGCCCGTAAGGTTGGCTTGTTAAAAGAAAAAGATAAGAATCTTGAAGGTTCCGACGTGCGTGAAGGCCTTGCAACCGTCATTTCTTTACGTGTGCCTGAAGAATTACTTCAATTTGAAGGTCAAACTAAAGACAAACTCGGGACCCCCGAAGCCCGTTCAATTGTTGATACCGTTATTAACGAGCAACTTGGGTACTATTTGATGGAAAATGGTGACTTTGGGCAAATGCTTATCCGTAAGTCATTGAAGGCCCGCGAAGCCCGTGAAGCTGCTCGTAAAGCCCGTGATGAAAGTCGTAGCGGTAAGAAAAAGGGCAAGACAGAACGGTTGCTATCTGGTAAGTTAACCCCTGCTCAATCAAAAAACGCCAAGAAAAATGAATTGTTCTTAGTCGAAGGGGATTCTGCCGGTGGTTCCGCTAAGCAAGGCCGTGATCGGAAGTTCCAAGCGATCTTGCCATTACGTGGTAAGGTCTTGAACACCGAAAAAGCCAAATTAGCTGACATCATGAAAAATGAAGAAATCGCCACGATGATTTATACAATTGGCGCATCAGTTGGTCCTGATTTTAGCCTAGAAGACGCTAATTATAGTAAAGTCATCATCATGACCGATGCCGATGATGATGGGGCTCACATTCAAACCTTGCTCCTCACTTTCTTCTATAAATACATGCGCCCATTGATTGAAGCTGGTAAGGTTTATATTGCCTTGCCACCTTTGTATAAACTTCAAAAAAGTGTCGGTAAGAAACAACAAATCGTCTATGCTTGGACAAACGAACAACTTGCCGAAAAGCAACAAGAACTCGGTAAAGGTTTTGGCCTGCAACGCTTTAAAGGGTTGGGTGAAATGAACGCCGACCAATTATGGGATACGACGATGAATCCTGAATCACGGACATTAATTCGGGTCCGGATTGACGATGCCATTCTGGCTGAAAAACGTGTTACCACGCTGATGGGTGATAAAGTCGAACCACGCCGGAAGTGGATTGAAGACAACGTCGCCTTCACGTTAGAAGAATCAGACTCGATTTTGGACACGGCGAGCGTGCTCAATGATGAATCGAATTTGGCTGAAGATGCAGCTGTCGCAGTCGTAACAACCGATACAGCGGTTGATGAATTACCCACTGCTGAACCAGTGATTACTGATTGGCGCACAACTGCCGACAATGAAACTAAAACAGATCCAGATATTAAGTTATTCTAA
- a CDS encoding IS30 family transposase: MKYQTLSSYERVEIEVLLKEGYTQSEIARKLRRNQSTISREVHRSYRRQDVHFDLNLFPYDASYADRVAVENKRLRGVKTKATKARVKKIENYLMKDWSPQQITMGVKNIGVSTVTIYSWIYQGRFENFTENDLYFGRRPRKVKYMPKARPDKSLFVTHSIDNRPALVNSRQQFGHWEADGVEVINSKKIIYTFVERKTRLFAAVLVPDKTFSSVKLAVDTFMSQYEDSVKSITTDRGSEFTSYAFIRLLKHEYNVKIWYSHAYSPQERGTNENRNGRLRRYVPKRKVQRKVTQNIVSYGVRRMNNAPMGVLGWKSPQHQFEKARKAMLKAKK; this comes from the coding sequence ATGAAATACCAAACGTTAAGTTCATATGAACGGGTCGAAATTGAGGTACTTTTGAAAGAAGGGTATACCCAATCAGAAATTGCACGAAAGTTAAGAAGGAACCAATCAACAATCTCACGGGAAGTACATCGTAGTTACCGTCGTCAAGATGTGCACTTTGATTTAAATTTATTTCCGTATGATGCGAGTTACGCGGATCGAGTTGCAGTTGAAAACAAACGATTACGAGGTGTAAAGACTAAGGCAACTAAAGCAAGAGTCAAGAAGATCGAAAATTACCTGATGAAAGATTGGTCGCCCCAACAAATAACGATGGGTGTTAAAAATATTGGGGTTAGTACGGTCACAATATACAGTTGGATTTATCAAGGACGCTTTGAAAACTTCACCGAAAATGATTTATATTTCGGTAGACGTCCGCGAAAAGTAAAATACATGCCTAAGGCTCGGCCGGATAAGAGTCTTTTTGTTACGCACTCAATTGACAATCGGCCAGCACTAGTCAATAGTCGGCAACAGTTTGGACACTGGGAAGCTGATGGAGTGGAAGTAATCAACTCAAAGAAGATTATTTATACATTTGTGGAACGAAAAACACGATTATTTGCGGCGGTATTAGTTCCTGACAAAACTTTTTCATCAGTCAAACTAGCAGTTGATACATTTATGTCCCAATACGAAGACTCAGTGAAGTCGATAACAACAGATCGTGGCTCTGAATTCACTAGTTACGCATTTATTAGGCTACTAAAACACGAATATAACGTCAAAATTTGGTATTCACATGCCTATTCACCACAGGAACGGGGAACAAACGAGAATCGGAATGGTCGTTTAAGACGTTATGTACCAAAGCGAAAAGTTCAAAGAAAGGTGACCCAAAATATTGTCAGTTATGGTGTGAGACGGATGAATAATGCACCAATGGGAGTATTAGGTTGGAAAAGTCCACAACACCAATTTGAGAAAGCTAGAAAGGCAATGCTCAAAGCAAAAAAATGA
- a CDS encoding GNAT family N-acetyltransferase — MVKIQHIVTGEMVDAHVESVSISQSDARGMQIEGWRFDWSYPANPAQTVLALKTFGGIQGLIGFTRHPEDYYTFIHLLESAPANIGHKKKYRFVPGVLLGTVAQDAFEAGFDGYMTLKPKTKLYDLYIDTYGAEMFVNGMVRFTASQSAHLIHKYIGGNYNE, encoded by the coding sequence ATGGTTAAAATACAACATATTGTGACTGGGGAAATGGTTGACGCGCACGTTGAGTCGGTCAGTATTTCGCAAAGCGATGCCCGTGGGATGCAAATTGAGGGGTGGCGCTTTGATTGGAGTTATCCGGCCAACCCGGCGCAAACTGTATTGGCGTTGAAAACGTTCGGTGGGATTCAGGGGTTGATTGGCTTTACGCGACACCCTGAGGACTACTATACGTTCATTCATTTGCTGGAGTCGGCGCCGGCGAACATTGGGCACAAGAAGAAGTATCGTTTTGTGCCGGGGGTATTGTTAGGAACAGTAGCACAGGACGCGTTTGAGGCTGGATTTGATGGGTACATGACATTAAAACCTAAGACTAAATTGTATGATTTGTATATTGATACGTACGGTGCCGAAATGTTCGTAAATGGAATGGTGCGGTTTACGGCTAGTCAGAGTGCACATTTAATTCATAAATATATTGGAGGGAATTATAATGAATAA
- the dnaG gene encoding DNA primase yields the protein MASRIPEAVIDQVRTSVNITDVVSEYVQLHKQGRNLFGKCPWHDERTPSFSVNEDKQIFHCFSCGRGGNVFQFLIELQNLSFPEAVVKVAEIAHVPLDAAYTQTQAATPVTSENGQLYELYTEAAKLYHHMLVNTAQGEPSLEYLQKRGLDEQTIDLFALGYAPKTPLLLPYFQEKGTDYQLLRQSELFIVNDDGTLRDRFVNRVLFTIRNAQGQVIAFSGRSLEPNEQAKYINSPESKIFNKSKELFNFDLARQHIRRAKTVILFEGFMDVIAAYSSGLQNGVASMGTSLTQDQVRLLDRVTDKVLIAYDGDNPGQEATKRAISLLGQYAPNIQVQVVHLPEGLDPDEYLRKYGADEFVNVFSHALESPVTFAMRYLKKNRNLANESEKLAYIDDVLAVIATGQNPVERDLQLNQLVAEFGISRESLQGQLQQLILTNRAQAQQQEAPYQDFSNQNAPFDMVEPVQVTLQVQKRPRTKVERAERTLLLWMLHNHNIWQEVTAIQGFHFAHSDYEALFLMAQGYKATHLEYDVGGFLDFIGDDKLQRLLTDIENDDFVPEPNMRAVNDYVTLIMQDSPLEELITSKAQQISEAKQLGNAQLQIQLTNEYIELLRQRQAKR from the coding sequence TTGGCCAGTCGGATTCCGGAAGCAGTAATTGATCAGGTACGGACGTCAGTAAATATTACTGATGTTGTCAGTGAATATGTCCAGTTGCATAAACAAGGACGTAATTTGTTTGGAAAGTGTCCGTGGCATGATGAACGGACACCTTCATTTTCAGTTAATGAAGACAAGCAAATTTTTCACTGTTTTTCTTGCGGTCGTGGGGGCAACGTTTTTCAATTCTTAATTGAGTTACAAAACTTAAGTTTCCCCGAAGCGGTCGTGAAAGTTGCCGAAATTGCGCACGTACCGTTGGACGCTGCTTACACACAAACGCAGGCAGCAACACCGGTGACGAGCGAAAACGGCCAATTGTATGAACTATATACCGAAGCTGCGAAGTTATATCACCACATGTTGGTGAACACCGCCCAAGGTGAGCCGTCGTTGGAATATCTGCAAAAACGGGGCTTAGATGAGCAAACGATTGATTTATTTGCTCTCGGTTATGCCCCGAAGACACCGTTATTGTTACCGTATTTCCAGGAAAAGGGTACGGACTATCAACTATTGCGGCAAAGTGAGCTGTTCATTGTAAACGATGATGGTACGCTCCGTGATCGGTTTGTTAACCGGGTTTTGTTTACCATTCGCAATGCCCAAGGACAGGTAATCGCCTTTTCTGGGCGTTCGCTTGAACCAAATGAGCAAGCCAAGTATATCAACTCACCTGAAAGTAAAATTTTCAATAAGAGTAAGGAGTTATTCAACTTCGATTTAGCGCGGCAACACATTCGCCGGGCCAAAACCGTCATCTTGTTTGAAGGTTTTATGGACGTGATAGCGGCGTACTCATCTGGTTTACAAAACGGTGTCGCATCCATGGGGACATCCCTGACGCAGGATCAAGTCCGTTTACTTGACCGGGTCACCGATAAAGTTTTAATTGCTTATGATGGTGATAATCCTGGGCAAGAAGCCACGAAACGCGCAATTAGTTTGCTGGGACAATATGCGCCCAACATTCAAGTGCAAGTGGTTCATTTACCTGAAGGATTAGATCCAGATGAGTACCTGCGTAAATACGGTGCTGATGAATTCGTAAATGTATTCAGTCATGCGCTTGAGTCACCAGTGACTTTTGCCATGCGGTACTTGAAAAAGAATCGCAATCTTGCCAATGAATCCGAAAAACTGGCCTATATTGATGATGTGTTAGCCGTAATTGCGACCGGTCAAAATCCGGTCGAACGCGACTTGCAATTGAATCAATTAGTCGCCGAATTTGGGATTTCACGTGAGAGTTTGCAAGGGCAATTACAGCAACTGATTTTAACTAATCGGGCGCAAGCGCAGCAACAAGAGGCGCCGTATCAAGATTTTAGTAATCAGAATGCGCCTTTTGACATGGTTGAACCCGTGCAAGTAACTTTGCAAGTGCAAAAACGCCCACGGACAAAAGTTGAGCGCGCTGAACGTACTTTGCTACTGTGGATGTTGCATAATCACAACATTTGGCAAGAAGTGACGGCAATTCAAGGGTTCCATTTTGCGCATTCAGACTATGAAGCCTTGTTCTTAATGGCGCAGGGTTACAAAGCGACGCACTTGGAGTATGATGTTGGTGGTTTCCTAGACTTCATCGGCGACGACAAGTTACAGCGCTTGCTGACTGATATTGAGAATGATGACTTTGTCCCCGAACCCAATATGCGGGCGGTTAACGACTATGTCACACTGATTATGCAAGATAGTCCGCTCGAGGAACTGATCACGAGCAAAGCCCAACAAATTAGCGAGGCTAAGCAATTAGGCAACGCTCAGTTACAAATCCAATTAACGAATGAATATATCGAATTGTTGCGGCAACGCCAAGCAAAACGATAA
- a CDS encoding C40 family peptidase: protein MHIKKIILALLLTVTVFTAINSVAPTTADAAVTVHRMKVVHYAEKFIGTPYVLGGMSRRSFDCSGLVAYTFEHAAHIYLPHKAARQARMVKHIKRSNVKAGDLLFWSHYGYVYHVAIAISHAQFIQAPEPGGRVEISTISQWHPSFVGRVRHHAYVY, encoded by the coding sequence ATGCATATAAAAAAGATAATCCTCGCGTTATTACTTACAGTGACGGTGTTCACCGCTATCAATTCAGTTGCACCAACGACTGCTGATGCCGCCGTCACCGTTCACCGGATGAAGGTTGTCCACTATGCCGAAAAGTTTATTGGGACACCTTACGTGTTAGGTGGCATGTCACGACGGTCATTTGATTGCTCAGGACTTGTTGCGTACACCTTCGAGCATGCTGCTCACATTTACTTACCACATAAAGCAGCCCGCCAAGCTCGGATGGTTAAACATATCAAGCGTAGCAACGTAAAAGCAGGCGATTTACTCTTCTGGTCACATTACGGTTATGTCTATCACGTCGCGATTGCGATTAGTCACGCCCAGTTCATTCAAGCTCCCGAACCAGGCGGACGGGTTGAAATCTCAACAATTAGCCAGTGGCACCCTTCGTTTGTTGGCCGAGTACGCCACCATGCCTACGTATATTAA
- the pulA gene encoding type I pullulanase yields the protein MNKAQLGITLLAVTAFGVAAPSLASANQVRSSRLQHVVYNPRTHKLTARTGKKATVRIYDNGKRVKTFIVRNGKVTLQHNFNAGHAIKVVSLTRSTKAVKYRKAVKTTNAGAVSYLQHVAYNSQSGKLTAKTNLHATVKIYDNNTYVKRITVKNGQLNFQHKFAVGHNLKLVSTAKRTKKITYVATTAKITVAKFIPAGVINTNIGNVNDKNFDQRYDYNGTLGYQYATNATSFKLWAPTAKSVNLITYQTTAPNAAVKKTTAMKIAHNVWSVQLTGNQTNTAYAFQLTFPNGKQTVTQDPYSTAVTENGDRSVVLAPAATQVKNFDRMGKFSQPTDAVIYEASVRDLSMNKDSGIADKGTYKGAAESGKTSQGQITGLDYIKSLGVTHVEFLPFNDFNNNEAQKPAPYNWGYEPKNYNVPEGSYSTHPQDPSARIIEMKNMINTYHKNGLRVIQDVVYNHVLGNGGKNGTYDASFFEKTVPGYYFRKNADGSLEKTSGVGNDLATERPMMRKYIVDSVTYWAKNYHIDGFRFDYLGLIDVTTINQVRQALNKIDPSIIMLGEGWNSPSAIPASQRAALPNMNKMPGVSAFNNDMRDTTTGNVFKSDDLGFIGGTPNNENTIYKLMTGSHNLNEKTFLTPSQSINYIAVHDNLTLADKLATINANALTTQKDTPAQAQKRDMLATTIPVLADGTPFVHSGQEFMRTKNGDNNSYNKPDSENSLDYNLAIKNRDVVNYFKQLLALRKSEPAFRLNDYAAIDKATAQLQLSDNVVAYHLQGATKQYVVVLNVNNTPLDFKATDMTGYKLVLTNDSTQTTGANIATKDATVPGIGVNVFAK from the coding sequence ATGAACAAAGCACAATTGGGAATTACCTTGTTGGCAGTAACTGCCTTTGGGGTAGCAGCACCAAGTTTGGCATCAGCGAATCAAGTTCGCTCAAGCCGCTTACAACATGTCGTATATAATCCACGCACTCATAAGTTGACGGCGCGCACCGGGAAAAAGGCGACTGTCCGCATTTACGATAACGGCAAACGCGTTAAAACTTTTATTGTTCGCAACGGGAAAGTGACGTTACAGCATAATTTCAACGCTGGTCATGCGATTAAAGTCGTTTCATTGACGCGTAGCACCAAGGCAGTTAAGTACCGTAAAGCGGTCAAGACGACTAATGCCGGCGCTGTTAGTTATTTACAGCATGTAGCTTATAATTCACAATCAGGTAAATTAACGGCTAAAACAAATCTGCATGCAACTGTCAAAATCTACGATAACAATACTTACGTTAAGCGGATTACGGTTAAGAATGGGCAACTTAATTTTCAACACAAATTTGCCGTCGGTCATAACCTCAAGCTTGTGTCCACCGCTAAACGGACGAAAAAAATAACCTATGTTGCAACGACGGCCAAAATTACCGTTGCCAAGTTTATCCCCGCAGGTGTGATAAACACCAATATTGGTAACGTAAATGATAAAAACTTTGATCAACGTTATGATTACAATGGGACATTGGGTTACCAATACGCCACCAATGCAACGAGCTTTAAGTTGTGGGCACCAACCGCAAAGTCAGTTAACTTAATTACGTATCAAACGACTGCACCTAACGCAGCGGTGAAGAAAACCACAGCGATGAAAATTGCGCACAACGTTTGGTCAGTACAACTCACCGGCAATCAAACTAATACGGCTTACGCGTTTCAATTGACCTTCCCAAACGGTAAGCAAACTGTGACCCAAGATCCATATTCAACGGCAGTTACTGAAAATGGGGATCGCTCAGTAGTCCTAGCACCCGCAGCTACGCAAGTGAAGAACTTTGACCGGATGGGCAAATTTAGCCAACCAACTGATGCTGTTATCTATGAAGCTAGTGTGCGCGACTTGTCAATGAACAAGGATTCTGGCATTGCTGATAAGGGAACATACAAGGGAGCAGCCGAAAGTGGTAAGACTAGCCAAGGCCAAATCACCGGGTTAGATTACATTAAATCATTAGGTGTCACTCACGTTGAATTCCTGCCATTTAATGACTTTAATAATAACGAAGCGCAAAAACCAGCACCATATAACTGGGGCTACGAACCAAAAAACTACAACGTACCAGAAGGTAGTTACAGCACTCATCCCCAAGACCCAAGCGCGCGCATCATCGAAATGAAGAACATGATTAATACCTACCATAAAAATGGTTTACGGGTTATTCAAGATGTCGTGTATAACCACGTGTTAGGGAATGGCGGTAAGAACGGTACCTACGACGCTTCATTCTTTGAAAAAACTGTCCCTGGTTACTACTTCCGTAAAAATGCGGATGGTTCACTGGAAAAAACATCCGGTGTCGGTAATGATTTAGCGACCGAACGTCCAATGATGCGTAAATACATCGTTGACAGTGTTACTTACTGGGCAAAAAACTATCATATTGACGGTTTCCGTTTTGACTATTTAGGATTAATTGACGTTACAACGATTAATCAAGTCCGCCAAGCCTTAAATAAGATTGATCCATCAATCATCATGCTTGGTGAAGGTTGGAACAGTCCCTCTGCAATTCCTGCGAGCCAACGGGCAGCCTTACCTAACATGAACAAAATGCCTGGTGTCAGTGCATTTAATAACGATATGCGCGATACGACAACGGGTAATGTCTTTAAGAGTGACGATTTAGGCTTTATCGGTGGGACACCAAATAACGAAAATACCATCTATAAATTAATGACTGGTAGTCATAATTTGAATGAAAAAACATTTTTGACACCTAGTCAAAGCATCAACTACATTGCGGTGCATGATAACTTGACCTTAGCCGATAAACTCGCCACAATTAATGCCAATGCCTTAACGACTCAAAAAGATACACCAGCACAAGCGCAAAAACGTGACATGCTCGCAACAACGATTCCGGTACTAGCTGATGGGACGCCATTTGTGCATTCTGGGCAAGAATTTATGCGGACTAAGAATGGCGATAACAATAGTTATAACAAGCCTGATAGTGAAAACTCATTAGACTACAACTTAGCTATCAAAAATCGCGATGTAGTGAACTACTTCAAGCAATTATTAGCATTACGTAAGAGTGAACCAGCGTTCCGCTTAAATGATTACGCAGCTATCGACAAAGCCACTGCGCAACTCCAACTTAGCGATAATGTTGTAGCTTACCATCTTCAAGGTGCGACAAAGCAATACGTCGTTGTATTAAACGTAAACAATACACCACTTGATTTCAAAGCGACCGATATGACCGGTTACAAGTTGGTTCTTACTAACGATAGTACCCAAACAACTGGTGCTAACATTGCTACAAAGGACGCCACCGTACCAGGAATTGGCGTGAACGTTTTTGCCAAGTAA
- the rpoD gene encoding RNA polymerase sigma factor RpoD produces the protein MAAEKKDFDQKAYDKDVKALIKEYKNLKEINYDDLESKVAQKFELDAEQIDTLIEKVEDAGISIVDENGNPSEHALKSKQNMPTKKELAAADTAPTGVKINDPVRMYLKEIGRVSLLTGDQEVGLALRIEQGDELAKQELAEANLRLVVSIAKRYVGRGMQFLDLIQEGNMGLMKAVEKFDYRKGFKFSTYATWWIRQAITRAIADQARTIRIPVHMVETINKLIRIQRQLLQDLGREPTPEEIGAEMDMPTEKVREILKIAQEPVSLETPIGEEDDSHLGDFIEDQDATSPADSAAYQMLKEQLENVLDTLTDREENVLRLRFGLEDGRTRTLEEVGKVFGVTRERIRQIEAKALRKLRHPSRSKQLKDFLD, from the coding sequence ATGGCTGCAGAAAAGAAAGATTTTGACCAAAAAGCTTATGACAAAGACGTCAAAGCTTTAATCAAGGAATACAAAAACCTCAAGGAAATCAATTATGATGATCTTGAAAGTAAAGTAGCCCAAAAATTTGAATTGGATGCTGAACAAATCGACACATTGATTGAAAAGGTTGAAGATGCCGGTATTTCAATTGTTGATGAAAATGGTAACCCATCAGAACACGCCTTAAAGTCAAAGCAAAACATGCCTACCAAGAAAGAATTGGCAGCTGCAGATACTGCTCCAACTGGGGTTAAAATCAATGATCCCGTGCGGATGTACTTGAAGGAAATCGGTCGTGTTTCACTGTTGACTGGTGACCAAGAAGTTGGTTTGGCACTCCGGATTGAACAAGGCGACGAATTAGCTAAACAAGAATTGGCTGAAGCTAACTTGCGTTTGGTGGTTTCTATCGCTAAGCGTTACGTTGGTCGGGGAATGCAATTCCTTGATTTGATTCAAGAAGGTAACATGGGTTTGATGAAGGCCGTTGAAAAGTTTGATTACCGTAAGGGATTTAAGTTCTCAACTTATGCCACTTGGTGGATTCGTCAAGCGATTACTCGTGCGATTGCTGACCAAGCGCGGACTATCCGGATTCCAGTTCACATGGTTGAAACAATCAACAAGTTGATCCGGATCCAACGTCAATTGCTCCAAGATTTAGGCCGTGAACCTACCCCTGAAGAAATTGGTGCCGAAATGGATATGCCAACTGAAAAGGTCCGTGAAATCTTGAAGATTGCGCAAGAACCAGTTTCATTGGAAACACCAATTGGTGAAGAAGATGACTCACACTTGGGTGATTTCATCGAAGACCAAGATGCCACTTCACCAGCTGATTCAGCCGCATACCAAATGTTGAAAGAACAATTGGAAAACGTCTTGGATACGTTGACTGATCGTGAAGAAAACGTGTTGCGTTTACGTTTTGGTCTTGAAGATGGTCGGACACGGACTTTGGAAGAAGTTGGTAAAGTCTTCGGCGTTACGCGTGAACGGATTCGTCAAATCGAAGCCAAGGCATTGCGGAAGTTACGCCACCCATCACGTTCAAAGCAATTAAAAGATTTCCTAGATTAA
- a CDS encoding DUF2325 domain-containing protein, with the protein MCSRKNPYKNLNKNGIPKNRSQETMADLDTAHNTSKNGIKQNATFMSLEDLWASDDTDNVKTEVSVEALPKFQKRVDLSEVAVLAEKEQTKFTKHPNDNGGQYFKRDKKKYVKNDNRDASKGSDAYAFDLQGKRILLLGGKSFTSQCSASIQQYNGLFDYYDAHPINTAILEAKIAKADVVLFVLEQISHQLSWDGHDLAKKHHVPFEEFRGYGTGIVFRSIKKALTDYADAHSDEITQ; encoded by the coding sequence ATGTGTAGCCGAAAAAATCCATACAAGAATCTCAATAAAAATGGTATTCCAAAGAACCGGTCACAAGAAACCATGGCCGACCTAGATACCGCACATAATACGAGTAAGAATGGTATCAAACAAAATGCGACGTTTATGTCGTTAGAAGATCTATGGGCTAGTGACGATACTGATAACGTCAAAACTGAAGTGTCAGTTGAAGCACTGCCCAAGTTCCAAAAGCGCGTTGATTTAAGTGAAGTAGCGGTATTGGCTGAAAAAGAGCAAACCAAGTTCACCAAGCACCCTAATGATAATGGGGGCCAGTACTTTAAGCGCGACAAAAAGAAATATGTGAAAAATGACAATCGTGATGCTAGCAAGGGGAGTGATGCCTATGCATTCGACTTGCAGGGTAAGCGTATCTTACTTTTAGGCGGGAAATCATTTACTAGTCAATGTAGTGCTAGTATTCAGCAGTACAACGGGTTGTTTGATTATTACGATGCGCACCCCATTAATACCGCAATCCTCGAGGCTAAGATTGCCAAAGCCGATGTAGTTTTGTTTGTCCTCGAACAAATCAGCCACCAACTTAGCTGGGATGGCCATGATCTCGCCAAGAAACACCACGTCCCATTTGAGGAATTCCGTGGTTACGGCACGGGGATTGTCTTCCGCTCCATCAAAAAAGCCCTCACCGATTATGCCGATGCCCATAGCGATGAAATTACACAATAA